Genomic window (Vicia villosa cultivar HV-30 ecotype Madison, WI unplaced genomic scaffold, Vvil1.0 ctg.003830F_1_1, whole genome shotgun sequence):
TAATTCTCTAAAAGGAATTCAAGAAAATATTCAGAAAATTCAACAAgcagaaagaaagggggagaagtggaCATTTTGACAATTTGAAAATGCAAAGTaatgagagtgaggaaggaaaaactcaacaAAAGGAGTTTTTGGTGTATTTTGTAATGAAAGAAGAAATTTCCTTATATAATAAAGTGAGTTAGCTAAGATATCTCAcctaagcaatgtgagactaaGGAGTTTTTTCAACTAACAAAAAATATGGGACTTACCTTTAGGAGctttttcaaattcatctccctatattaGAATATTGAAATAATATTCCAACAAGAGATGTTATGGCATATGGAAAGtgtattagaaagaaaaaaaatacaacatGGTGTTAATGAAATCTTGAATGTGAGGATAAACGGTAAAGTTTAAAGATTCAAGATTGTTGAGGATAATCAAGGGCCATTGAGAATAGTAATGCCCAAAAATAGAGATGATGAAGAGACTTGTGGGATATTGAATGAGTAAACAAAATCGGAATGTGAATTCAACAAGTTGTTTGATGACGGAATCACAAAAATTATCAAAGACACGGTGGTTGGATGTTCTTTTAGCATTAATAGTTATGAAAATATGTCAGTAAATGTAAATGGTGAAAATGTTATGGTAGTGTTTAGAGGAAAAGTAAAGGTAAATAACTGAGGTATGATATTAGAAAAGTCAACTTCCATGGGATCTAAAAAATAATGTCGGGAAGGACTTGAAGAAGCCTGTAGATTAGATAAAAACCTAGGGATAAAAGTTGATGCAAAAAGGTGGAATGGAAAAGCGATGTGTCAGGAGGAAGTCGATGGTGTTACCGTGTGCAAAACTCTTGGaatgaaaaaaaattcaatacgAGTCATGTGACCAAAGAAAGTAATTTGTTTGTAATCAAACAAAAAGCCCAAATCGTGTTTCTTCTAAACCCAATGGAAAAGGCCTTCAAGTATCTCTCAAACACAATGTCAAAGGTCGATCTACTGTCAAAGAAAACAACGATAGAGGAAGAAGACTCAAACATTGAAATTAAAAGCTCATACATTGCCTCTCAATTACCTTAAAGAAAAATATAGCAAAGTGAAAAAACGATAGTTCATGCAAGAACACTTCCTCACCATCACTCTCAAAGGAATCCCAAGAAAGCTTCTCGGGAGGATCAATTATTTGTTACAAATCTACAACTAAGGTTGATTTGGCGCAAGGCAATAAACAATTTTGGGAGAACCTATAAAAGCACATGGCGAGCAAGGTGTGAATTGAAATCATAGCCCTAGCCATTCCAGGGAATGATAGAAATGAGGTGTATGTAGAGGCAACTCGCAAGATGGATAAACGAGATCaagaagtgaagagaagaagggaggtgaaaaaataaacaaaaattgaaTATTGTGTCATAAAATATAAGAGGAGGTGGGAACGCATTGAAGAGGaaacatattcaataaaaaattcataaagatAAAAGCGAATTTGTGTATGTTTCAAGAGACAAAGATCCAATGCATGACTATGGATATTGCATTGACATTTTGGGTGAATCAATTACCTACAATGGTTGGGGAAAGGATCAAATGGATTATCATGAAGTATGTTGATCTTATGGAGGCTAGGCACAACCTCTCCTCAATTAAGCTTTATAGTTGAAGGCTTTTATTGGAATTTGTACGGAATGGAAAGGTAAGTTATATATGTTATTTTGTTAACGTTTATTCTGCCTATAGTATTTTGAATCAAAGGAGGTTGTGGGAAGATTTAAATAGGGTGAAAGGAAAATGGCAAAAAAGTGAATATATTATAGGAGGTGATTTTAACTCCATCACAAATAGAAGCGAAGGAGTAGGGTATGATAATCAAGGGAGTGGTGTAGAAGTTGATGAGTTCAATGACTTCATTGAATTAATGGAAGTAATTGATGTTCCAGCATTAAGGAAATATTTACTTGGGTTAATGGAGAAGGGAATGCTAAAAGTATGATTGATATATTTCATCTTTCAAAaggttttattgatgattggagtTTAGTAGGACACAAAATCGGGGATATGGACGTGTCTAACCACTGTCCAATATCAAGTGATTAAGTATACAACCTTATGAAAATTAAGTGATCAAGATAGGATAAGATCTAGTGGATGTTGCTTGTTTAGAATTTGACTACAGGATCCACCATAGAAAATGTGTGATCGGAACTCTTTGTCAAACTCTTCTTTTAAGTTATAACAATTTAGTTTTTCATCTAAATATTCGAGATCTGAAAGATCAACATGGGTGTCGTGAGTAACTTCAACTTATATAATCCTAACAAATGCATATTTTTAAAAACCTAGTGCAACAATTTGTCCCGTTCAGTATACAGTAAAGCCTAGTGCAATAATTTGTTatgaattatttgttttttttattaatgcaaatttttatttatttttgtatgaaTTCCTTTGTCAGTATAAATATTGTAAGTAAAGTAAGAGATACATAATGGAAGGAATTATTGCAATATgcataaaaaatgatatatatatatatatatatatatatatatatatatatatatatatatatatatatatatatatatataatatttatttaaatatttatttcttattttatattatttattatttatttaaagacAAATATCACTTCTACCGGGTCCACCATAGAAAATATATGACCCATGAGATTTGTCAAACCCTCCCTTTATACGATAACAATTTGGTTTTTCTTCTAAATATTCAGGATTCGGAAGGTCAATATAAGTGTCGTGAGTAACTGCAACTTGCATATTTCTAATAAACGCAGCGACTTCTAAACCTAGTTCAGGAAATTGTCCACTGCCCATGTCAGTGGCAGTAGTATCCCCTGTTGGGTTCAAATCCACAACTTCTCCACCAAACTGAATTAAATTTGCTTCATGGTTTAATTCTTTGAATAGAGAGTATGGCCAATAACCAACTTTTTCAAAAGGTCCATTTCCAGATCCATATTCAAGCCACCAGTGCCCACTGTTTTGATCCTTCATGCACAaaagtaaacaaaataaatatatttcttattgtctaaaaattttaaacattaatttatattttcaaaagaaTATTACCTGCTCGATCTTTAAGTTAAAACTATATTGTGTTCCTAGATGCTTAGATACGGGAGTAATAGCAGCTCCAAGTCCAATAGTTTTGCTAATTTGAACAAAACCAGGGCAATGTAAATTGTAGCATCCAGTGGATTGATAAGCATCTGCCTGCAATtatcaatatttaaaattaattatcatttaattttatataattttccaTATCCTTTGCTTCACTTAATTTACTTACCgtccaataaataaataatctagGATTGTGATCTCCATATTGCTTCGGAAATACCTGCATAaattattatttgaatttgatttaattggtcaaaataaaaaattatatatataatactgaaaatgttaaaaaaaaaaattttaataaaatataccaATTAGCTAGTAAAAAAATGTAtagcaattaaataaaaatactagaaagcaaagaaagaaaaaacatgcaatggaaatcaatgaaaaaataaataaatgagagTAATATTTAACATGCCTGCCAACCAGCTTCAATACTTTCTTTAGCTGTTGGAGATTGAACCCAAATTTTAGCTGAACTGGATTCCTCTCCATTTTCCACTTGGGGTGCCCACACATTTAGGGAAGCCTTTGCTCCATGGTATCCATGCCCTTGCACAAACGTTATAACTTCCTATTTAGTATGGAGCAAGAAGAGAACAATTAATTaagtttaatataaattttagtgTTTAAGTTGAGAGGAAAAACATTAGTGATTGTGATTACATACATAGATTCTTTTAGGAATGGTCATATCTTTTCTTCCAAATCTTATTTCTTGTTCTTTTGTTCTTCTAATTGGTATTGTTCCTTCTGGACAAAATTCACCAGATAAACTCCATGATTGAACAACACTCAAATTATTTATTTGGTTGCGCACTTTTAATTTTCCTTGAAAATCCTACAGATAAAAATATGGACGGAAATATTTtcaattatacaattaaaatataataagttcCTTAAGTTGAAACATTATTTTTGAAttctattaaattaatataaaaacataCCAATGATTTATATTCTTCGAATAGTGGGAGATCAAAAGCTGGTTGGTTttgaaacaaaacacaatcgATGATATCACCGTCAGGACTCTGAAAAAATAAACACAAATTAGATAAACCCTAAAATATCAATGATGTTTTAAGATTATATTAACGTACTTGAATTGATTTTATAGCGGGTTTATTGATCTGTTTAGATAAACCCTAAAATATCAATGATGTTTTAAGATTATATTAACGTACTTGAATTGATTTTATAGCGGGTTTATTGATCTGTTTAGATAAACCCTAAAATATCAATGATGTTTTAAGATTATATTAACGTACTTGAATTGATTTTATAGCGGGTTTATTGATCTGTTGAAGATGtgtttttattgttttgtttatCTTTTGATATTCTTTGACATATTGTAACGATTGATGGACTATTTGGTGGTTGTTTGTTTTTGAAGAGTAAATAGGACTAATGAAAGTAACAAGAAAAATTAAATGCAAGAGGAAGGAGATGATTGGTGAGTTAAATTTCATATTTGTGTTTTTTGTGTGTGTTTTTCCTATGTGTTTTGGTGAGTTAAATAGGAGATGATTACTCTAATAATTAAATCTTAGACCAACGACTTACATTTATCACCAAAGCATAAACTTTAGCTATCCCACCATAATATGAAATACATTTTAGATTTTATTCACTGAAGTTG
Coding sequences:
- the LOC131641550 gene encoding protein neprosin-like: MKFNSPIISFLLHLIFLVTFISPIYSSKTNNHQIVHQSLQYVKEYQKINKTIKTHLQQINKPAIKSIQSPDGDIIDCVLFQNQPAFDLPLFEEYKSLDFQGKLKVRNQINNLSVVQSWSLSGEFCPEGTIPIRRTKEQEIRFGRKDMTIPKRIYEVITFVQGHGYHGAKASLNVWAPQVENGEESSSAKIWVQSPTAKESIEAGWQVFPKQYGDHNPRLFIYWTADAYQSTGCYNLHCPGFVQISKTIGLGAAITPVSKHLGTQYSFNLKIEQDQNSGHWWLEYGSGNGPFEKVGYWPYSLFKELNHEANLIQFGGEVVDLNPTGDTTATDMGSGQFPELGLEVAAFIRNMQVAVTHDTYIDLPNPEYLEEKPNCYRIKGGFDKSHGSYIFYGGPGRSDICL